In Pelosinus sp. UFO1, one genomic interval encodes:
- a CDS encoding Rrf2 family transcriptional regulator has product MCNYLHEEVLRLLAQQETSYAKPMNSQEIGEILKVTPSYIRSQLSQLVKVRLVRVRRGNGGGYYVMQEERQQDGSNERK; this is encoded by the coding sequence ATGTGTAATTATTTGCATGAAGAAGTGCTCAGGTTGCTGGCTCAACAGGAAACGTCTTATGCTAAACCGATGAATTCCCAGGAAATTGGCGAGATATTAAAGGTAACACCATCCTATATTCGCAGCCAATTATCCCAATTGGTGAAAGTAAGACTAGTGAGAGTGCGTAGAGGCAATGGTGGCGGATATTACGTGATGCAGGAGGAGAGGCAGCAAGATGGAAGTAACGAGCGAA
- the fliD gene encoding flagellar filament capping protein FliD produces the protein MSLSLSTTTSSSLGTTHMNNTVGGLDVDALVSATIQSASLPMISLQNKNTKLQAQMNDYNTIKTALGTLQYAATDLTYASTFSAMKATSSDEKIVTASSQNGGTSGSYVINVGATATITSNTSAILGNAARKANVAGTQVYDSGTPVTDGVLTINGIPIGVTALDSLTTIVNHINSSAAGVTASVGTDGKVSITQKTAGPTITLTDTSGFLTNAGILQANVTAGNADTSGGIKAYVTGTGNAADIPTYNTALNETGTFSINGKSIAVTKDDTVNTIVNKITASGAGVTASVGTDGKVTIKQNTAGLTPTIQITDSSTLLGPLGLTGATVNPGVNSDETRTLDDLFGTAAGATSGYFSINGTFFNVDSTKDTIDSIINKINTSTTVGVSAFYNSNTGMISLTSQTAGAKDIKLGTGATDSSDFLSKIGLAQGNQKTGTEASVTVNGVSVTPVNNKVTFNGNTFTLTGTGTATVSVQSDVDSIVAKVQTFITAYNAAIDAVYNKLNEGSGKDLNSSTDPSVGDLFGDPTLATINNKLRGIASTVVTNQVSSMQQLSQVGITTGAPGVFDSAKVQSGHLELDTTKLKSALQSDIQSVTSLFGNTLTSVTNETVTQSGGVYSLKNGSITGDVTIKVGTQTYTQVSGTPKAHTADPTDLTKTTGYEYSVDYTTGKITFGSDPASDFPGDTISADYKYDISSGSNAGIFVQMQTMLNDNTKYGGQFDAITGSNGSITKTMKYNNDRISDLKTRLAAQQATLYTKYQNMQTLLASIQSQGSYMTSMLASLNSSSK, from the coding sequence ATGAGTCTTTCATTATCTACGACTACGTCTTCGTCCCTTGGCACAACTCACATGAACAATACGGTTGGAGGACTTGATGTCGATGCCTTGGTTAGTGCGACTATTCAATCAGCTAGTTTGCCTATGATAAGTCTTCAAAATAAGAATACAAAATTGCAAGCCCAGATGAATGATTACAACACGATCAAAACCGCTTTGGGTACGTTGCAATATGCGGCTACTGATTTGACTTACGCCAGTACCTTTTCCGCAATGAAGGCAACGTCGTCAGATGAAAAAATCGTTACTGCCAGTTCGCAGAACGGCGGTACCAGCGGTAGTTATGTTATTAATGTTGGAGCCACAGCTACGATTACAAGTAATACAAGTGCCATTCTTGGAAATGCTGCGCGTAAGGCAAATGTTGCCGGGACGCAAGTTTATGATTCGGGAACTCCTGTTACGGATGGTGTGTTAACGATTAATGGTATACCTATCGGTGTAACAGCGCTGGATTCGCTTACCACGATTGTAAATCATATTAATAGTTCTGCTGCAGGTGTCACCGCGTCAGTTGGGACAGACGGCAAAGTGTCAATCACGCAAAAAACGGCGGGACCAACTATTACGCTTACAGATACCAGTGGATTTTTAACGAATGCAGGTATATTGCAAGCGAATGTAACTGCCGGAAATGCTGATACCAGTGGTGGTATAAAGGCGTATGTAACAGGAACGGGAAATGCTGCAGATATACCTACTTATAATACTGCATTAAATGAAACGGGTACATTTTCCATTAATGGTAAAAGCATTGCTGTAACTAAAGATGATACTGTCAACACTATCGTGAATAAAATTACGGCTTCTGGTGCTGGTGTAACGGCTTCCGTGGGAACGGATGGCAAAGTTACTATCAAGCAGAATACAGCGGGATTAACTCCAACGATTCAGATAACGGATTCCTCCACTCTTTTAGGTCCTCTTGGTTTAACAGGGGCAACTGTAAATCCTGGGGTGAATTCCGATGAGACGCGTACCTTGGATGATCTCTTTGGAACGGCTGCGGGTGCAACTTCGGGATATTTTTCCATCAACGGGACCTTTTTCAATGTTGACTCGACGAAAGATACCATTGATTCCATCATCAACAAAATAAATACTTCAACAACAGTTGGTGTCTCGGCTTTCTATAATTCGAACACTGGTATGATATCTTTGACTTCTCAGACGGCTGGTGCCAAGGATATTAAGCTGGGGACAGGTGCCACAGACAGTTCAGATTTTTTGTCTAAAATAGGATTGGCACAAGGGAATCAAAAAACAGGTACTGAGGCTTCTGTGACGGTAAATGGCGTATCCGTAACTCCAGTGAATAACAAAGTAACATTTAATGGGAATACTTTTACCCTGACGGGTACGGGAACTGCGACTGTTTCGGTGCAGAGTGATGTTGACTCCATTGTAGCAAAAGTACAAACTTTTATTACTGCGTACAATGCTGCGATAGATGCTGTATACAACAAACTGAATGAAGGATCAGGTAAGGATCTCAACAGTTCGACAGATCCGTCAGTTGGGGATTTATTTGGCGATCCTACGTTGGCAACAATTAACAATAAGTTAAGGGGTATTGCGTCTACTGTTGTAACGAACCAAGTATCTAGTATGCAGCAACTTTCCCAGGTTGGTATTACCACTGGTGCACCCGGAGTATTTGACTCAGCTAAAGTTCAGAGTGGGCATTTGGAATTGGATACAACCAAACTCAAGAGTGCACTACAATCCGATATTCAATCTGTTACTTCACTCTTTGGTAATACGCTGACTTCTGTTACTAATGAAACTGTTACTCAATCGGGTGGAGTATATTCGCTTAAAAACGGCTCCATAACTGGAGATGTTACAATTAAGGTTGGTACTCAAACGTATACTCAGGTTTCTGGAACGCCGAAAGCTCATACTGCAGATCCGACTGACCTAACTAAGACAACAGGCTATGAATATTCTGTGGATTATACTACTGGAAAGATTACATTTGGTAGTGACCCTGCTAGTGATTTTCCTGGTGATACAATATCTGCCGACTACAAATATGATATTAGTTCAGGAAGTAATGCAGGGATTTTCGTGCAAATGCAGACGATGTTAAACGATAATACGAAATACGGTGGTCAGTTTGATGCAATAACGGGGTCTAATGGATCAATTACAAAAACGATGAAGTATAATAATGATCGGATTTCAGATTTAAAGACTCGCTTAGCAGCACAACAGGCTACTTTGTATACTAAATATCAAAATATGCAGACCCTTTTAGCGTCGATTCAATCTCAGGGATCTTATATGACGTCAATGCTTGCCAGCTTAAATAGTAGTAGTAAGTAG
- a CDS encoding flagellar protein FlaG has protein sequence MKIDKVNSTGTIQNTENTTKDQEMNATQVLDVIDSHQLKQAVDKLNKKAEETNYDVQFAVYKDTNRIIVQVVDKTTKEVISTFPPKQILEMARMVDQDFKIFDKKI, from the coding sequence GTGAAAATTGACAAGGTTAACTCAACTGGAACGATACAGAACACAGAGAATACAACAAAAGATCAAGAAATGAATGCAACACAAGTTTTAGATGTGATAGACTCGCACCAGTTGAAACAGGCCGTTGACAAGTTAAATAAGAAGGCTGAAGAAACGAATTATGACGTTCAGTTTGCTGTATATAAAGATACGAATCGAATTATAGTTCAAGTTGTGGATAAAACCACCAAAGAAGTTATTTCAACATTTCCCCCCAAGCAAATTCTTGAGATGGCTAGAATGGTGGATCAAGATTTTAAGATATTTGATAAAAAAATTTAG
- a CDS encoding flagellin produces the protein MSVVNTNIASLNAWKNLTLSQNSMNSSLEKLSSGKKINKAADDASGLAISEKMTSQINGLDQATQNSQNAISMIQTAEGALNETTAILQRMRTLAVASRNDTNTNNDRGQTQKEITQLISEVSRIANDTEFNTQKLLNGAASTASLVFQIGANQNQTLAVTVADMRATALAINAVTLATAGGASGAISALDAALSKVSSNRANLGAVQNRLTHTVNNLTVASENLSAARSNLQDTDMAKEMANYSKQQVLIQSGTAMLAQANQSSQSVLKLLQ, from the coding sequence ATGAGTGTTGTAAATACTAATATTGCGTCTTTAAATGCATGGAAAAACCTTACTCTTAGCCAAAATAGCATGAACAGTTCCTTGGAAAAATTATCTTCAGGTAAAAAAATTAACAAGGCTGCTGATGATGCATCAGGTTTGGCTATCAGCGAAAAAATGACAAGCCAAATTAATGGTTTGGACCAAGCTACTCAAAATTCACAAAATGCTATCTCTATGATTCAGACTGCTGAGGGTGCATTAAACGAAACAACTGCTATTCTCCAACGTATGCGTACATTAGCAGTTGCATCAAGAAATGATACTAACACGAATAATGACCGTGGACAAACACAAAAAGAAATAACACAATTGATTTCTGAAGTTTCACGTATAGCTAACGATACTGAGTTTAATACTCAAAAATTGTTAAATGGTGCTGCTTCAACTGCTTCATTGGTTTTCCAAATTGGTGCTAATCAAAATCAAACACTTGCAGTGACTGTTGCTGATATGAGAGCAACTGCTTTGGCTATTAATGCTGTGACTCTTGCTACTGCTGGTGGGGCTTCTGGTGCAATCTCTGCACTTGATGCCGCTTTAAGTAAAGTTTCCAGTAATCGTGCTAATTTGGGTGCTGTTCAAAATCGTTTAACACACACTGTAAACAATTTGACAGTTGCATCTGAAAACCTTAGTGCAGCTCGTTCTAACCTTCAAGATACTGATATGGCAAAAGAAATGGCTAACTACAGCAAACAGCAAGTACTTATTCAATCCGGTACTGCAATGCTTGCACAAGCTAACCAATCCTCTCAATCAGTTCTTAAATTATTACAATAG
- the csrA gene encoding carbon storage regulator CsrA translates to MLILTRKKHETLRIGDDILVTIVDVQGDQVRLGITAPREVSILRQELYEAVKESNTQSAQTVQNVDVLSLLKKMPDKGEKSKK, encoded by the coding sequence ATGCTGATTTTAACCCGCAAAAAACATGAGACGCTACGGATTGGTGATGATATTCTGGTAACGATTGTCGATGTACAAGGGGATCAAGTACGTTTGGGGATTACAGCTCCTCGTGAGGTTTCAATATTAAGGCAAGAGCTATATGAGGCTGTTAAAGAATCGAATACCCAGTCTGCGCAAACAGTGCAGAATGTTGACGTATTGTCACTTCTAAAAAAAATGCCAGACAAAGGTGAAAAAAGTAAAAAATAG